In the genome of Raphanus sativus cultivar WK10039 chromosome 9, ASM80110v3, whole genome shotgun sequence, the window atttttatttatttaatctttttatttatttaaaagcataatataattggccaagttattttgtttccttaattaaaagatactagatttaaaatgacaatttgctattggttggtgaacctaaaggttcaccatagggactgaacccaagaaaaagtccAAACAATATACAACTTTGAaacataatgaaaaataaaccaattatttCAAAAGAGATTTAATTACTCCATACCTTGattcgtaaagaaaaaacatcagATTCACAAAGATAAAACATTAGACCTTcgattaatgagttttgaaatCGTCATCGCCATGGGAGAACACCGAAGTcgagatatttctttttttcattttcacaatttttttctaaacaccgaacggttacaaaacaaaattgtcgGTTAGAATAAGAGAGGGGTCATGAGCCACTAGACCAACTTAATTTGATCTAAAACACTATGGCcctaacaaaaaatgtaataacaatgagccgattaaatttatttatatatgactcaAAGTCATTTATTTCAacgtattttaaattaactaaattgatttatatatttcatatctaATTTatcattgtttcattttaagctttctttatataataaaaaatatttttcacacatttgattgttttctaaaaactcaaaaaaaattcaatgtaTCACAAGTAACTattaacaaatacatcatttagtgtaaatcaaaaattaaaaaataaaataaacactCGCCCGATGGTCTAGTTCTATTTAAAAAGAGGTATACAACTTCAGTTATATGTGATATTTCAATTCAGATTATCTCATAAAAGGTCATCATATTTAATTGTCCAaacatttgttttcttattaaaattatctaaagaCCCATATATACTTGATTCATTTGAAAATAATCTTAACTTGATATTCTCggtttatatatagtttttcaaCTTGATATTATCTAGATGTTATAAAGATATTacctataatttattttctggTTTTACTAACAACTCTAACGTATAGGTCTAGTGTTTTCATGTTTTGAGGATGTTCTTCTATTTGAGTTTGTCAGGTATTTCcataataatatattgatatttattaacCACACtaatggtaaaataaaaatataaaacattatataatattaatatggGATAAGGCAcataaaaactattataaaataatacaatacataacacaaaattttcttttagtttgtcatataaattaaattttggcTCATATAAAATTGAATCAAATTCTAGTTAACGGTTAGAATTCATTAAAACTTTGGTCAATCTCCAACTCCAATCATACCTTTATAACCAAAAGAGTTAGATTTATATTTACTCTAGGAaaggaaaacaaagaaaaaagatcaGGTTAATACATTTCTCGAGTATGACGTtctttttatacatattatgtATTATCCTGCTATTATAAAATAACTGTGAAAAGCTGCTTTTCCTGGAAGGAAAAGATCTAAGCTTTTCATAGGATGAGACTTTTAAAGCAATTGGAGGAGTTGATTCTTGTCCTTGAATTAGTTTGGTAGTATACAATTTTCtcattttaaataagaaaataatttcaaaacaaataaataataataatacggcGCATGTCTCATGTAAATACTACAAACCGAGCTGGCGAGCGTATAAAAGTTTATTCCGACGAAAGGATCTCCCGACCGTGCTTCATTCACATATGATATTAACATAAGACTCGTGCTCGTCTTCCCTTTTTTCCCGTCGCTCGTGCTCTTCTTGTGTATATTGATGTGAATAAGAATTCTTCATAATAAAGTTCTCAAAAAGAAAGTTCTATtatatggattttattgttATCAATATTGCTGGGAAAGTTCGAACCAAATTTCGTAAACAATTTCTAAACTCACTTTCTATTATAGTTTAGGCTAATAACAACAGAGCGAAACTAAAAAGAATCTTACttatttgttaaaagaaatcaGGGATACTAAGCCAATTAAAAGAGAATATTGGAcctaaataaacaaatttgttGACATTCAAAATTCTAGTCTACTTAAAAGAGGGACATCATATCTAAGACTTTTGACACAACATAGACAGCTTCTTGAAACCAAAATGTTTGTTCAACTATTTTTTGTATCATTATTACACAGTAGTTATCTCTTGTTAACCGCCTAAGTCTTAAAGCCTCCatgtttggtttctttttaaataataaacccATTTAAGCTTAAGTGCTTATTGCTTTCTACTTTCAACACTTGTCTCCTTATTTAACACCCTTTACCATCTCTCCTTTTTTCCTCAGACTTCCTTCTTCATCCTCCCTAGAGCTCTCCAAATGTCTCAAATCTCCGAAACTTCTCCAAAGCATTGCGCCAAGAAAGGAGGGATTAACATCAACAACCGTCGACGCAAGAAACTCTTCTTCACATTCTCAACTTTCTTCAGCGGCCTTCtcctcatcatcttcctcatctGGCTTACCCTCCATCCCGCAAAACCCGAGTTCTCCCTCACAGAAGCCGATATCTACACCCTCAACCTTTCCTCCTCCGCCACTCATCTCCTCAACTCCTCAATCCAGCTCACTCTCCTCTCCAAGAACCCTAACAAAAAAGTTGGAATCTACTACGACAAGCTACTCGTATACGCAGCTTACAGAGGGCAACAAATAACATCAGAAGCTTCTCTACCACCTTTTTATCAATCCCACGAAGAAATCAATCTTTTGACAGCCTTTCTTCAAGGGAATGAGCTACCCGTTGCTCAGTCTTTTGGCTACCAAATCGTTCGTGATCGGGCAGTCGGTAAAGTAATCATTGGTATGAAGATGGACGGGAAGCTAAGGTGGAAGATCGGGACGTTTGTCTCTGGTGCGTACCGGTTTAATGTGAACTGTGTTGCAATCGTTGCTTTTGGACCGAACATGACCACTGATCCATTACCTTCAATACAAGGGACTCGTTGCTCTACCGATATAATAAGATATACTGAATAATCAACAATTGATATACACTATAGTTTCTTTTGCTGTATTTTTAATGATGCTTTTGTGCTGGTAATTAGTACTACTTGTAAAGCTATAATTGAACTGTTTGTATAGAACTATATAAAGGGCATATCTTTGGTTTAAAGAAGAGGAAAGTTGATATGGTGGCTATAGGCATGCAGGAGCAATGGTTTTGCCGTATAAGCCAAGCAATTCACATGATTATTCCCCCCATCTCTTCAATAATTCATGGTGGATGTATCTTTATGAGCTCCACGCATAAAGATTTGAGATTGTTGGGTCCATATATTGTGGGTGTGTCCTGAAATCCATTTACTTTTGTATTTCTAATGATTTACTCTACTTTTGGGAAAAAGTCCAGTAAAGCGCATTTGTCCTCATGAAGTTTCTAT includes:
- the LOC108825818 gene encoding NDR1/HIN1-like protein 26; its protein translation is MSQISETSPKHCAKKGGININNRRRKKLFFTFSTFFSGLLLIIFLIWLTLHPAKPEFSLTEADIYTLNLSSSATHLLNSSIQLTLLSKNPNKKVGIYYDKLLVYAAYRGQQITSEASLPPFYQSHEEINLLTAFLQGNELPVAQSFGYQIVRDRAVGKVIIGMKMDGKLRWKIGTFVSGAYRFNVNCVAIVAFGPNMTTDPLPSIQGTRCSTDIIRYTE